The sequence below is a genomic window from Thermoflavifilum sp..
ATTGCGGGTTGCAGACAACTGGTGGTATGTTCACCACCTATGAAAGATGGAAGCCTGCATCCGGCGTTGTTGTATGTAGCAAGCCTCTGCGAAATACCGATCATTTATCGCGTAGGCGGAGCACAGGCTATTGCGGCTATGGCCTGGGGTACGGAAACGATACCACGCGTGGATAAAATTTTCGGACCCGGCAATCGCTATGTTACGCTGGCCAAGCAACTGTTGCAACAGGAAGGGCTGGCCATCGACATGCCTGCAGGACCTTCGGAAGTGGCTGTACTGGGCGACAGCAGCTGCCCGCCCGAATTTGCAGCTGCCGATCTGCTTTCTCAGGCCGAACATGGACCTGATAGCCAGGTGCTGCTGGTAAGCACAGACGAGGCCTGGATGAGCGAGGTTGAAAATGCCCTGCGCAAGCAGCTCTCCAGCTTACCCCGGCAAGCCGTAGCAATCCGCGCGCTCAGCCATAGCAAAGCATGCCTGATGAAAAATGAAGATGAAGCGATTGCCTTACTGAATGCATATGCACCCGAACACCTGATTCTGGCCTGTCGCCACGCCCGTGCACTGGCCGAACGAATTGAACATGCCGGCTCGGTATTTATTGGCTATTATGCTCCCGAAAGCGTCGGAGATTATGCTTCGGGCACCAATCATACCCTTCCCACTGCAGGCTTTGCTCGCGCATGGAGTGGTGTGCATGTGGATAGCTTTCGGAAAAAAATCAGTTTTCAGGAACTTAGTCGCGAAGGCCTTCGGGCCATAGGACCGGCCGTGGAAACCCTGGCGCTTGCAGAAGGTCTGCAGGGCCATCAACAGGCAGTTGCCATCCGGCTCCGACAGTTATATGCAAGTGATGATGGATTAAAAACATAAAAACATTGCCATACCGTGTTTAACCTTCAACGTCTGATCCGCCCCAACATCCAGCAACTTGTGCCCTACGCTTCAGCACGGGATGAATTTTCCGGCAAGGCACAGGTTTTTCTCGATGCCAATGAAAATGCCTGGGGTTCACCTCTGGAGAAGCCGTATAACCGTTATCCCGATCCGCTGCAACATGAACTGAAGGCACGCATTGCAAAACTGAAACACATCCCGGAAGAAAATATTTTTCTGGGCAATGGCAGCGATGAATGTATTGACCTTACCCTGCGTGCATTCTGCGAACCCGGGCAGGATGAGGTCATCATCTGTCCGCCCACCTACGGCATGTATGAAGTATGCGCGCAGATTCAGCACGCTATTATCCGGAACGTCCCCTTATTGCCTGATTTCGGATTAGATGTGCAGGGCATCCTGCAAGCCATCCATCCACACACCAAACTCATCATTCTCTGTTCGCCCAATAATCCTACAGGTAATTGCTTTTCCGGGGATGCGATTGAAACCCTGCTGCGCGAATTTGATGGTATTGTGGCTATTGACGAAGCTTACATTGACTTTGCCTCCCATCCGGGCTTCCTCAACCGACTCCATGCCTACCCCAACCTCATCATCTGGCAAACTTTTTCAAAGGCATGGGGGCTCGCCGGACTGCGTGTGGGTATGGCTTTCGCTTCGGCCGACATCATCAGGGTATTCAACAAAATCAAGTACCCTTACAACATCAGCCAGCTTACCCAGGAAACGCTCTTGCATGCGCTGGAACGGGTTGAGGATGTGCAGCACTGGAAAGAAATGATTGTTCAACAACGCAATAGCTTAAGCCAGGCACTGCAACAACTGGAAATCGTAGAAAAGGTCTATCCCAGCGAAGCGAATTTCTTGCTCGTGAAAATCAATCAGGCCCGCAAAGTATATGCTTACCTGTTGCAGCAGGGAATTGTCGTGCGCGACCGCAGCCGGGTTATGCTTTGCGAAGACTGCCTGCGCATTACGGTGGGCCGGCCTGAGGAAAACGAAATGCTGCTCGCCCATTTACATGCCTATCAAACCCTGCAAACCCGTTCACAACCTTCAGCTCATTAAGCTTTCAAAACTGTAGTGTGTATGCAACCCCGATTGTTGTTTATCGATCGCGATGGCACGTTGATTCAAGAACCGCCCGACCACCAGATCGACGATTTTTCCAAGCTTAGCTTCGTACCCGGTATGCTGCAATACCTGCCACGAATTGCCCGTGAACTGGATTTTCTACTCGTGATGGTAACCAATCAGGATGGACTGGGTACCGACAGGTTTCCGGAAGAACGCTTCTGGCCCATCCAGCATTTTCTGATCCGAACACTGGAAAATGAAGGTGTACATTTCACCGATATCCTGATCGATCGCTCTCTTCCCGAACAAAAATTACCCACCCGCAAACCCGGCACCGGCATGGTGACGAAATACCTGGAATCCGGCAAATATGATCTGAAGCATTCTTTTGTGATCGGCGACCGGATCACCGATGTACAATTTGCGCACAATATGGGTTGTCAGGCTATCTGGCTCAATCGTGGAGATGAGTTAGGCGCAGGGGAATTATCATCAGTAGAAAGGGAGAAGCTGGCTCAAGGTGTTGCCCTCGAAACCACAAGCTGGAAAAAAATTTATGAATGGCTTAAACTGGGGCAACGAACTGCAGAGCGCCAACGGATAACAAATGAAACAGATGTGTATGTGCGGTTAAATCTGGACGGCAGTGGTAAAGCCGATATTGCCACCGGACTGGGCTTTTTTGATCACATGTTGCATCAGCTGGCTCGCCACGGTGGTATCGACCTCACCGTGCATGTCCGTGGCGACCTGCATGTGGATGAACATCATACCATTGAAGATACGGCTATTGCACTGGGTGAAGCGATTTATGAAGCGCTAGGCAATAAGCTGGGTATTGAACGATATGGTTTCTGCCTGCCGATGGACGATGCACTGGCACAGGTAGCCGTTGATCTGGGCGGCAGAAGCTGGTTGGTATGGCAGGTTACGTTTCATCGGGAAAAAATCGGCGATGTGCCTACCGAAATGTTTATGCACTTCTTCAAATCCCTTTCTGATGCCGCCAGATGCAATGTGCATATTCAGGCCAGCGGCGAAAATGAACATCATAAAATTGAAGCCATCTTTAAAGCTTTTGCAAAAGCGCTGAAAATGGCCGTCAGACGCGATGCCGATCAACCGCAACTGCCTACTACCAAGGGCGTGTTGTAAAAAATTTTTGTATTTTTTGAAATTGTGCTGCATATTTGCAGCATCATGAACTTCAAGTATGTACATATCAGCTGGTGGTGGCACGGCGTTAGCTGCAAAGCGCTGTGATTCAGCACCTGTTGTGTATATGCATGAAGTTACACGAAAATGAAGGCTCGCTGGACACAGCGGGCCTTCTTCGTTTCAGGGCATGATGAAAATTAAACCACATAAGGATATGAAACCTGTTCAGATTCGTACTCGCTCCAAGCGCTTGCTGGCCGATGTTTTTACGCCGGTAGGCATTTACCTGCGCATCCGCGATCGCTATCCGGGCAGCATATTACTGGAAAGCACGGATTATCATGCAGCCGAAAACAGTTTTTCTTTCATCTGCATGCAGCCCATTGCAGGCATGGAAATGCGATCGTTGCATGAATTTGAGTTTAAATATCCGCTGGAAGCTCCCGAACGTCATAGCGTGAAGGATCCACAGCAGATGATGCAACAATTCCAGGCATTTCTACAACGTTTTCAATTCAGCGGCCAGTCGCCCGTGCCAGTTACCGAGGGCATGTTCGGTTATACGGCTTACGACGCCGTACAGTTCTTTGAACATATTCAGCTGCATGCGCCGGCCGATGATTCCATGATTCCCTTCATGCGTTACCGGTTTTACCAGTATGTGATTGCCATCAACCATTTTAAAGATGAGTTGTACCTGTGCGAAAATCGAATTGAAGGCCTTCCTTCCGAATTCGAACAAATCGAAACTTTAATCCGCCGAAAAGATGTACCCCTGTATCCCTTTCAGCGAAAAGGAACGGAACAGGCCGATATGCACGATGAAGATTACATGCAGATGGTGGAAAAAGGTATAGCGCATTGTCATCGCGGCGATGTGTTCCAGATCGTGTTATCGCGTAGCTTTTCGCAATCATTTACCGGCGATGAATTCAATGTTTATCGGCATTTGCGTTCCATTAATCCATCGCCCTACCTGTTTTATTTTGATTATGGAAACTACCGGCTCATGGGCTCTTCGCCGGAATCCCAGTTAATCATCCGCAATGGTAAAGCCACCATTCATCCCATAGCCGGCACTTTCCGGCGTACCGGCGACGACGAAACCGATGAAATGCTGGC
It includes:
- the hisD gene encoding histidinol dehydrogenase; the encoded protein is MWTFIRYPEKSSWNDLLQRPNDDAPEIRERVETILSRVRTDGDAALLALTAELDGVQLDKLAYEVPGRQKIIQQLPDPLREAIDLAVANIRRFHQAQLTDEIAVETMPGIRCWQKSLPIASVGLYVPGGSAPLFSTLMMLAIPARIAGCRQLVVCSPPMKDGSLHPALLYVASLCEIPIIYRVGGAQAIAAMAWGTETIPRVDKIFGPGNRYVTLAKQLLQQEGLAIDMPAGPSEVAVLGDSSCPPEFAAADLLSQAEHGPDSQVLLVSTDEAWMSEVENALRKQLSSLPRQAVAIRALSHSKACLMKNEDEAIALLNAYAPEHLILACRHARALAERIEHAGSVFIGYYAPESVGDYASGTNHTLPTAGFARAWSGVHVDSFRKKISFQELSREGLRAIGPAVETLALAEGLQGHQQAVAIRLRQLYASDDGLKT
- the hisC gene encoding histidinol-phosphate transaminase, whose protein sequence is MFNLQRLIRPNIQQLVPYASARDEFSGKAQVFLDANENAWGSPLEKPYNRYPDPLQHELKARIAKLKHIPEENIFLGNGSDECIDLTLRAFCEPGQDEVIICPPTYGMYEVCAQIQHAIIRNVPLLPDFGLDVQGILQAIHPHTKLIILCSPNNPTGNCFSGDAIETLLREFDGIVAIDEAYIDFASHPGFLNRLHAYPNLIIWQTFSKAWGLAGLRVGMAFASADIIRVFNKIKYPYNISQLTQETLLHALERVEDVQHWKEMIVQQRNSLSQALQQLEIVEKVYPSEANFLLVKINQARKVYAYLLQQGIVVRDRSRVMLCEDCLRITVGRPEENEMLLAHLHAYQTLQTRSQPSAH
- the hisB gene encoding bifunctional histidinol-phosphatase/imidazoleglycerol-phosphate dehydratase HisB, translated to MQPRLLFIDRDGTLIQEPPDHQIDDFSKLSFVPGMLQYLPRIARELDFLLVMVTNQDGLGTDRFPEERFWPIQHFLIRTLENEGVHFTDILIDRSLPEQKLPTRKPGTGMVTKYLESGKYDLKHSFVIGDRITDVQFAHNMGCQAIWLNRGDELGAGELSSVEREKLAQGVALETTSWKKIYEWLKLGQRTAERQRITNETDVYVRLNLDGSGKADIATGLGFFDHMLHQLARHGGIDLTVHVRGDLHVDEHHTIEDTAIALGEAIYEALGNKLGIERYGFCLPMDDALAQVAVDLGGRSWLVWQVTFHREKIGDVPTEMFMHFFKSLSDAARCNVHIQASGENEHHKIEAIFKAFAKALKMAVRRDADQPQLPTTKGVL
- a CDS encoding anthranilate synthase component I family protein, with the translated sequence MKPVQIRTRSKRLLADVFTPVGIYLRIRDRYPGSILLESTDYHAAENSFSFICMQPIAGMEMRSLHEFEFKYPLEAPERHSVKDPQQMMQQFQAFLQRFQFSGQSPVPVTEGMFGYTAYDAVQFFEHIQLHAPADDSMIPFMRYRFYQYVIAINHFKDELYLCENRIEGLPSEFEQIETLIRRKDVPLYPFQRKGTEQADMHDEDYMQMVEKGIAHCHRGDVFQIVLSRSFSQSFTGDEFNVYRHLRSINPSPYLFYFDYGNYRLMGSSPESQLIIRNGKATIHPIAGTFRRTGDDETDEMLARKLEADPKENAEHVMLVDLARNDLSRYAKDVQVTSYRKVQYYSHVIHLVSEVTGRINGQTNPFAVLAATFPAGTLSGAPKYRAMQLIDQYERSARSYYGGCIGFVGFNGEFNHAIMIRTLLSKGNTLYYRGGAGIVAQSNPAAEVQEVHNKLNALRMAIEMAENTY